In a single window of the Chaetodon trifascialis isolate fChaTrf1 chromosome 19, fChaTrf1.hap1, whole genome shotgun sequence genome:
- the ncoa7b gene encoding nuclear receptor coactivator 7 isoform X1, protein MEKRDRKPGYFARLKRRRQLKQSQSEKSVNEQSPAIISCPDVPNDSDHNKKPDLQRVTAKPPAGSDDGCKSKNQAKREKRKPPGTVEFIVGPNDSLNSIALKFNITPNKLVQLNKLFSRSVYPGQKLFVPDVSQSGSDQKSQSSSDPSFTNGLSENASHDGVSNCMSGKSLRRELSPNSEDDSPAAVKFIKMSCKYFTDGMGVVGGVLIVTPNNIMFDPHKSDPLVIEHGCEEYGLICPMEEVVSVALYDDVSRMKLKDALPSDLPQDLCPVYRPGEWEQLPSERDLNPFSRYEALDSKRPIILDDIESTLSETGSTEGEQTEKSPSDEGFTELEPTVNGSTEEAEGTSSKTPSIVSRDHQEVGPNCLGRGDSQDKSTVCQTKGKLDDEEDEGVAQTSSIEDGETVQSSSETEKQGGKPTNQEVTETKDLKPKGTSELLNGAHDKTISAPVDQNRTLSLKDASEVCENSSPKRQSPDRPGGGAELSEEERQRKSYEAEVKSWLLERMQAPIEDMLLSSEEKSKNPPMFLCFKVGKPMRKSFASGMTSSPAHSFGGRGKQPEYWFAVPQERVDHLYAFFVQWSPDVYGKEAREHGFVVVEKDELDMIDNFFSDPASCSWEIITIDEAKRRQSFGSCDGDLSMDALPMLSDTSDLLQDTHIEKLACRLPARVQGYPWRLTYSTVKHGTSLKTLYRSLADVDSPVLLVIKDMDNQIFGAFSTHPFRVSEHCYGTGETFLYSFCPEIKVYRWTGDNSYFVKGNTDSLQMGGGGGQLGLWLDAELYRGTTTKCATFNNQPLSAQQDFNIHSLEVWTFE, encoded by the exons atggagaagagagacaggaagccggGATATTTTGCAAG GCTGAAGAGGCGGAGGCAGCTCAAGCAGAGCCAGTCTGAGAAGAGCGTGAATGAGCAGAGCCCGGCAATCATCTCCTGCCCAGACGTCCCAAATGATAGCGACCACAACAAGAAGCCAGACCTGCAGAGAGTAACGGCAAAGCCACCTGCAGGCTCAG ATGATGGCTGTAAAAGTAAAAACCAggcaaagagggagaagaggaagccACCGGGGACAGTGGAGTTCATT GTGGGACCTAATGACTCTCTCAACAGCATCGCGCTCAAGTTCAACATCACCCCAAACAAACTGGTCCAGCTGAACAAGCTCTTCTCTCGCAGTGTCTATCCCGGCCAG AAGCTGTTTGTCCCTGACGTGAGCCAGTCAGGAAGTGACCAGAAGTCTCAGAGTTCCTCCGATCCCTCCTTCACAAATGGCTTATCAGAGAACGCATCACAT GACGGTGTTTCAAACTGCATGTCAGGAAAGTCCCTCCGGCGTGAGCTCTCCCCAAACTCAGAGGACGACAGCCCAGCGGCGGTTAAATTCATCAAGATGAGCTGCAAATATTTCACCGATGGCATG GGAGTGGTGGGAGGCGTGCTGATTGTGACGCCCAACAACATCATGTTCGACCCCCACAAGTCAGACCCCCTGGTGATCGAGCACGGCTGCGAGGAGTACGGCCTGATCTGCCCCATGGAGGAGGTGGTCTCCGTGGCGCTGTACGACGACGTGTCGCGCATGAAGCTCAAAGATGCTCTGCCGTC AGACCTACCCCAGGATTTGTGTCCTGTGTACAGGCCCGGCGAGTGGGAGCAACTGCCGTCAGAGCGGGATCTAAACCCCTTCAGCCGCTATGAAGCTCTCGATTCAAAGCGACCAATCATCTTGGACGACATCGAATCAACCCTCTCAGAAACTG GTAGCACAGAGggtgagcagacagagaagTCTCCGTCAGATGAAGGATTCACAGAATTGGAGCCAACTGTCAATGGGAGCACTGAAGAGGCGGAGGGGACGTCCTCCAAAACGCCCAGCATCGTCAGCAGAGACCACCAGGAAGTAGGACCAAACTGCCTAGGCCGAGGAGACTCCCAGGACAAGTCAACAGTTTGTCAAACTAAAGGGAAGctggatgatgaagaggacgaGGGCGTAGCCCAGACCAGCTCCATTGAGGATGGAGAGACAGTACAATCCTCttcagagactgaaaaacagggTGGGAAACCCACAAACCAAGAGGTAACTGAAACCAAAGATCTAAAACCGAAAGGGACCAGTGAGCTGCTAAATGGTGCACATGATAAAACAATCAGCGCACCAGTGGACCAAAACAGGACGTTGAGTCTGAAGGACGCTTCGGAGGTTTGTGAGAACTCAAGCCCGAAGAGACAAAGCCCAGACAGGCCAGGAGGTGGAGCTGAACTcagtgaagaggagagacagaggaagagctatgaggcagaggtgaagtcCTGGCTGCTGGAGAGGATGCAGGCGCCAATAGAAG ACATGCTTTTGTCATCAGAGGAGAAGAGTAAAAACCCGCCTATGTTCCTGTGCTTCAAAGTGGGAAAGCCAATGAGGAAGTCCTTCGCCTCTGGAATGACCTCAAGTCCCGCCCACTCATTTGGGGGGCGGGGCAAACAGCCAGAGTACTGGTTTGCTGTGCCACAAGAAAG gGTGGACCATCTGTACGCGTTCTTCGTCCAGTGGTCTCCCGATGTGTACGGGAAGGAGGCTCGGGAGCATGGCTTTGTTGTGGTGGAGAAAGACGAGCTGGACATGATAGACAACTTCTTCAGTGACCCTGCATCTTGCAGCTGGGAG ATCATCACGATTGATGAGGCTAAGCGCAGGCAGAGTTTTGGCAGTTGTGACGGAGACTTGTCTATGGATGCACTGCCCATGCTCAGTGATACCAGTGAtctgctgcaggacacacacatcgAGAAG CTCGCCTGTCGCTTGCCAGCCCGTGTGCAGGGTTACCCCTGGAGGCTGACCTACAGCACTGTGAAACATGGGACCAGTCTGAAGACTCTCTACAGGAGCCTGGCAGACGTGGACAGTCCTGTGCTGCTGGTCATCAAAGACATGGACAACCAG ATATTCGGGGCGTTCTCGACACATCCCTTCAGAGTGAGTGAACACTGCTACGGCACAGGAGAGACATTCCTCTACAGCTTCTGTCCTGAGATCAAG GTGTACCGCTGGACGGGGGACAATTCTTACTTTGTGAAAGGCAATACAGATTCTCTgcagatgggaggaggagg AGGTCAACTGGGTCTGTGGCTGGACGCCGAGCTGTACCGAGGCACCACCACCAAATGTGCCACCTTCAACAACCAGCCGCTCTCCGCTCAGCAGGACTTCAACATCCACAGTCTGGAGGTCTGGACCTTTGAGTAG
- the ncoa7b gene encoding nuclear receptor coactivator 7 isoform X2: protein MEKRDRKPGYFARLKRRRQLKQSQSEKSVNEQSPAIISCPDVPNDSDHNKKPDLQRVTAKPPAGSDDGCKSKNQAKREKRKPPGTVEFIVGPNDSLNSIALKFNITPNKLVQLNKLFSRSVYPGQKLFVPDVSQSGSDQKSQSSSDPSFTNGLSENASHDGVSNCMSGKSLRRELSPNSEDDSPAAVKFIKMSCKYFTDGMGVVGGVLIVTPNNIMFDPHKSDPLVIEHGCEEYGLICPMEEVVSVALYDDVSRMKLKDALPSPGEWEQLPSERDLNPFSRYEALDSKRPIILDDIESTLSETGSTEGEQTEKSPSDEGFTELEPTVNGSTEEAEGTSSKTPSIVSRDHQEVGPNCLGRGDSQDKSTVCQTKGKLDDEEDEGVAQTSSIEDGETVQSSSETEKQGGKPTNQEVTETKDLKPKGTSELLNGAHDKTISAPVDQNRTLSLKDASEVCENSSPKRQSPDRPGGGAELSEEERQRKSYEAEVKSWLLERMQAPIEDMLLSSEEKSKNPPMFLCFKVGKPMRKSFASGMTSSPAHSFGGRGKQPEYWFAVPQERVDHLYAFFVQWSPDVYGKEAREHGFVVVEKDELDMIDNFFSDPASCSWEIITIDEAKRRQSFGSCDGDLSMDALPMLSDTSDLLQDTHIEKLACRLPARVQGYPWRLTYSTVKHGTSLKTLYRSLADVDSPVLLVIKDMDNQIFGAFSTHPFRVSEHCYGTGETFLYSFCPEIKVYRWTGDNSYFVKGNTDSLQMGGGGGQLGLWLDAELYRGTTTKCATFNNQPLSAQQDFNIHSLEVWTFE, encoded by the exons atggagaagagagacaggaagccggGATATTTTGCAAG GCTGAAGAGGCGGAGGCAGCTCAAGCAGAGCCAGTCTGAGAAGAGCGTGAATGAGCAGAGCCCGGCAATCATCTCCTGCCCAGACGTCCCAAATGATAGCGACCACAACAAGAAGCCAGACCTGCAGAGAGTAACGGCAAAGCCACCTGCAGGCTCAG ATGATGGCTGTAAAAGTAAAAACCAggcaaagagggagaagaggaagccACCGGGGACAGTGGAGTTCATT GTGGGACCTAATGACTCTCTCAACAGCATCGCGCTCAAGTTCAACATCACCCCAAACAAACTGGTCCAGCTGAACAAGCTCTTCTCTCGCAGTGTCTATCCCGGCCAG AAGCTGTTTGTCCCTGACGTGAGCCAGTCAGGAAGTGACCAGAAGTCTCAGAGTTCCTCCGATCCCTCCTTCACAAATGGCTTATCAGAGAACGCATCACAT GACGGTGTTTCAAACTGCATGTCAGGAAAGTCCCTCCGGCGTGAGCTCTCCCCAAACTCAGAGGACGACAGCCCAGCGGCGGTTAAATTCATCAAGATGAGCTGCAAATATTTCACCGATGGCATG GGAGTGGTGGGAGGCGTGCTGATTGTGACGCCCAACAACATCATGTTCGACCCCCACAAGTCAGACCCCCTGGTGATCGAGCACGGCTGCGAGGAGTACGGCCTGATCTGCCCCATGGAGGAGGTGGTCTCCGTGGCGCTGTACGACGACGTGTCGCGCATGAAGCTCAAAGATGCTCTGCCGTC GCCCGGCGAGTGGGAGCAACTGCCGTCAGAGCGGGATCTAAACCCCTTCAGCCGCTATGAAGCTCTCGATTCAAAGCGACCAATCATCTTGGACGACATCGAATCAACCCTCTCAGAAACTG GTAGCACAGAGggtgagcagacagagaagTCTCCGTCAGATGAAGGATTCACAGAATTGGAGCCAACTGTCAATGGGAGCACTGAAGAGGCGGAGGGGACGTCCTCCAAAACGCCCAGCATCGTCAGCAGAGACCACCAGGAAGTAGGACCAAACTGCCTAGGCCGAGGAGACTCCCAGGACAAGTCAACAGTTTGTCAAACTAAAGGGAAGctggatgatgaagaggacgaGGGCGTAGCCCAGACCAGCTCCATTGAGGATGGAGAGACAGTACAATCCTCttcagagactgaaaaacagggTGGGAAACCCACAAACCAAGAGGTAACTGAAACCAAAGATCTAAAACCGAAAGGGACCAGTGAGCTGCTAAATGGTGCACATGATAAAACAATCAGCGCACCAGTGGACCAAAACAGGACGTTGAGTCTGAAGGACGCTTCGGAGGTTTGTGAGAACTCAAGCCCGAAGAGACAAAGCCCAGACAGGCCAGGAGGTGGAGCTGAACTcagtgaagaggagagacagaggaagagctatgaggcagaggtgaagtcCTGGCTGCTGGAGAGGATGCAGGCGCCAATAGAAG ACATGCTTTTGTCATCAGAGGAGAAGAGTAAAAACCCGCCTATGTTCCTGTGCTTCAAAGTGGGAAAGCCAATGAGGAAGTCCTTCGCCTCTGGAATGACCTCAAGTCCCGCCCACTCATTTGGGGGGCGGGGCAAACAGCCAGAGTACTGGTTTGCTGTGCCACAAGAAAG gGTGGACCATCTGTACGCGTTCTTCGTCCAGTGGTCTCCCGATGTGTACGGGAAGGAGGCTCGGGAGCATGGCTTTGTTGTGGTGGAGAAAGACGAGCTGGACATGATAGACAACTTCTTCAGTGACCCTGCATCTTGCAGCTGGGAG ATCATCACGATTGATGAGGCTAAGCGCAGGCAGAGTTTTGGCAGTTGTGACGGAGACTTGTCTATGGATGCACTGCCCATGCTCAGTGATACCAGTGAtctgctgcaggacacacacatcgAGAAG CTCGCCTGTCGCTTGCCAGCCCGTGTGCAGGGTTACCCCTGGAGGCTGACCTACAGCACTGTGAAACATGGGACCAGTCTGAAGACTCTCTACAGGAGCCTGGCAGACGTGGACAGTCCTGTGCTGCTGGTCATCAAAGACATGGACAACCAG ATATTCGGGGCGTTCTCGACACATCCCTTCAGAGTGAGTGAACACTGCTACGGCACAGGAGAGACATTCCTCTACAGCTTCTGTCCTGAGATCAAG GTGTACCGCTGGACGGGGGACAATTCTTACTTTGTGAAAGGCAATACAGATTCTCTgcagatgggaggaggagg AGGTCAACTGGGTCTGTGGCTGGACGCCGAGCTGTACCGAGGCACCACCACCAAATGTGCCACCTTCAACAACCAGCCGCTCTCCGCTCAGCAGGACTTCAACATCCACAGTCTGGAGGTCTGGACCTTTGAGTAG